The following proteins come from a genomic window of Leptospira dzoumogneensis:
- a CDS encoding PP2C family protein-serine/threonine phosphatase, with product MIKNKFLRAVLPGIRAKLSFFTAALVISILGFTSIIHYSQQTKALEEKLESELKAPLEYVNSVVLDLENLSRSMILIEEFKVRVKEKKKQLSKFKRTVVQKEGGFFGALKSFGQSIGLNVKRGNVYKSVDTYFTKYLSEKEIQEFESKVRNELRKENGAPIDTPVYERIRSIAEKTALARISAETSKIRIEEITEEVKFLDAELAKADLDPKKKKTYLTDKDKLEKEKKLAEKAIPDGEKKAASGETALTKALQNFFRGSFKDRISSLGLLPDKIRILAYDRVGKETLDTGLLFSQSSETGKKLLAQADFTESRKGLFGDTDVLEVIQNKSEPESYEVGGRQYEVVYRPVFRNPSTAERSRSMAEEIVENPKDWAKYLEEDRKISAEIAEISQRLKTRMSELRKDGKAKPSSDKEFKNLALAYRQMLKKRDTKLEQLQPYSSVFEKNEKKWNDDHKSLKDKISNTSKEILEWEKMLKFPLKEGENKTSPEEIQEKIRILESQEEEYKDSLIRLESTKGDWGNSYEHKAEDAFFGLREAALEDFTFIPFKTGPAGIRRYYKDENERKSVQVKWRLLREWILSGNSETELPKTPKGVAWDSGILVRSRSEAEEVMWALDSTPLVASGEEEGKGLVYDLLRKDLLGYNIILIDRTEGVRQMKSNREEMIRYTGIIGTIAILLAYGLAWFVVRRIRVISKNAESIGEGNLNVEFPPAGYDEIGILSESLNDMVHGLKEREEMKGELLAAEEIQKRLLPEKLPSSLNDYVEFGAFYKAMTGVGGDYYDFIELGGGKIAICIGDVSNHGVGPAIVMALFRAQIRAILRKGERDLKKILLEANGYLYEDTPDHIFITFFLAIFDSNTSRLEYISAGHVKPLFFDASDGKIKELPAGGLPIGMDENSFFETTIERRALTLDSGDIFFEYTDGLDEARSPNSDMYTRERLAKLLHANGEKRPEELIKTIVTDVESHTQQDLSATGFSKLSDDIAMIAIRKR from the coding sequence ATGATTAAAAACAAATTCCTAAGAGCGGTTCTGCCCGGTATTCGGGCAAAACTTTCCTTTTTCACGGCCGCATTGGTCATCTCTATATTAGGTTTTACTTCTATAATCCATTATTCCCAGCAAACAAAAGCTTTAGAAGAGAAGCTGGAGTCCGAGTTAAAGGCTCCTTTGGAATATGTGAACTCGGTCGTTTTGGATCTGGAGAACCTGAGCCGAAGTATGATCTTGATCGAAGAATTCAAGGTCAGGGTAAAAGAGAAAAAAAAGCAGCTCAGTAAGTTCAAAAGGACAGTTGTCCAGAAGGAAGGCGGATTTTTCGGAGCGTTAAAATCATTCGGTCAATCCATTGGTCTGAATGTTAAAAGAGGAAATGTTTATAAATCTGTAGATACTTATTTTACAAAATATCTTTCCGAAAAAGAGATCCAAGAATTCGAATCTAAGGTTCGTAACGAATTAAGAAAAGAGAATGGGGCGCCGATTGACACTCCTGTTTACGAAAGGATCAGATCCATTGCTGAGAAGACTGCGCTTGCTCGTATCAGCGCGGAAACTTCTAAGATCAGAATAGAAGAAATTACCGAAGAAGTTAAGTTTTTAGATGCAGAGCTCGCTAAGGCAGACTTAGATCCTAAAAAGAAAAAAACATATCTAACAGATAAGGATAAATTGGAGAAGGAGAAGAAGCTTGCCGAAAAAGCGATCCCGGATGGAGAGAAAAAGGCAGCGTCAGGGGAGACTGCATTAACAAAGGCACTCCAGAATTTTTTCAGAGGATCTTTTAAGGATCGAATTTCCTCTTTAGGACTTCTTCCGGATAAAATTAGAATTTTAGCATATGATAGAGTTGGGAAGGAAACTTTAGATACGGGTTTACTCTTCTCTCAAAGTTCGGAAACCGGGAAAAAGTTACTCGCCCAGGCCGATTTTACGGAAAGCCGTAAAGGACTTTTTGGAGATACTGATGTTTTGGAAGTCATTCAAAACAAATCCGAACCTGAAAGTTATGAAGTAGGTGGGAGACAATACGAAGTTGTTTATCGTCCTGTTTTTAGGAATCCAAGCACTGCTGAAAGATCCAGATCCATGGCGGAAGAAATCGTGGAGAACCCGAAAGACTGGGCAAAGTATCTGGAAGAAGATCGAAAAATTTCCGCAGAGATCGCTGAGATCTCCCAAAGATTGAAAACTAGAATGTCGGAACTTCGTAAGGACGGAAAAGCTAAACCTTCTTCCGACAAAGAATTCAAAAATCTGGCTCTTGCTTATAGGCAAATGCTCAAAAAAAGGGACACTAAGTTAGAGCAGCTGCAACCTTATAGTTCCGTTTTCGAAAAGAATGAGAAAAAATGGAATGATGATCATAAATCTCTAAAAGACAAGATCTCAAACACTTCTAAAGAAATTTTAGAATGGGAGAAGATGCTGAAATTCCCTCTTAAAGAAGGAGAGAATAAAACTTCTCCGGAAGAGATCCAAGAAAAGATCCGGATCTTAGAATCCCAAGAAGAAGAATATAAAGATTCTTTAATTCGTTTAGAATCCACTAAGGGCGACTGGGGGAATTCTTACGAGCATAAGGCGGAAGATGCGTTTTTCGGTTTGAGAGAAGCTGCATTAGAAGATTTTACTTTTATTCCTTTCAAAACCGGTCCTGCAGGTATTAGAAGATATTATAAGGATGAAAACGAAAGAAAATCCGTTCAGGTCAAATGGAGACTTTTGAGAGAATGGATCCTTTCCGGGAATTCCGAAACCGAACTTCCTAAAACTCCTAAAGGGGTTGCTTGGGATTCGGGAATTCTGGTCCGAAGCAGAAGTGAGGCGGAAGAAGTAATGTGGGCGCTGGATTCTACTCCTCTTGTTGCTTCAGGAGAAGAAGAGGGGAAAGGGCTGGTTTATGACCTTCTCCGCAAAGACCTATTAGGATATAATATTATTCTAATAGATCGGACCGAAGGTGTCCGCCAAATGAAATCCAACCGGGAAGAGATGATCCGATATACCGGGATCATCGGGACAATCGCAATTCTTCTGGCTTACGGTTTAGCTTGGTTCGTAGTGCGCAGGATCAGAGTTATCAGTAAAAACGCCGAATCGATCGGAGAAGGTAATCTGAATGTTGAATTCCCTCCTGCCGGTTATGATGAGATCGGTATTTTAAGCGAATCCTTGAACGATATGGTTCATGGGTTAAAAGAAAGAGAAGAAATGAAAGGAGAACTTTTGGCTGCAGAAGAGATCCAAAAACGACTTCTTCCTGAAAAACTTCCCTCTAGTTTGAATGATTATGTTGAATTCGGTGCATTCTATAAGGCGATGACCGGAGTAGGCGGGGACTATTACGATTTTATTGAATTAGGTGGAGGAAAGATCGCGATCTGTATCGGTGATGTTTCCAACCACGGTGTGGGTCCTGCGATTGTGATGGCTCTTTTCAGGGCTCAGATCCGAGCAATTCTACGAAAAGGTGAAAGAGATCTGAAAAAGATCTTATTAGAGGCCAACGGTTATCTGTATGAAGATACTCCTGATCATATTTTTATCACATTCTTCTTAGCGATCTTCGATTCTAATACTTCCAGATTGGAATATATTTCTGCGGGTCACGTTAAACCTCTTTTCTTCGATGCATCCGATGGAAAGATAAAAGAACTTCCTGCTGGTGGCTTGCCTATCGGTATGGATGAAAATTCTTTCTTCGAAACTACGATTGAGAGAAGGGCATTAACCTTGGATTCAGGAGATATTTTCTTTGAATATACCGACGGTCTGGATGAGGCGAGAAGTCCTAACTCCGATATGTATACCAGAGAAAGGCTTGCGAAACTTCTGCATGCAAACGGAGAAAAACGTCCGGAAGAATTGATCAAGACGATCGTTACGGATGTGGAATCTCATACGCAACAGGATTTGAGTGCTACAGGTTTCTCTAAACTTTCGGATGATATCGCGATGATTGCGATTAGAAAAAGATAA
- a CDS encoding holo-ACP synthase, which produces MKLESQTLPGFESINNPYASVGVDLTYIPEFKESLQDKATFFFKITFTDWERKKGQTKPENQRASFFAGRYAAKEALIKALDGYRLFQKPDLNVNYSEIEIRNDDYGRPYFRFYGNFETYLNDLKPNSIRLSISHTGDYAFSEVLLIF; this is translated from the coding sequence ATGAAATTAGAATCACAAACTCTTCCTGGTTTCGAATCTATTAATAATCCCTATGCTTCCGTAGGAGTGGATCTTACTTATATTCCGGAATTCAAGGAAAGTTTACAGGATAAGGCAACCTTCTTCTTTAAAATTACTTTTACGGATTGGGAAAGAAAAAAAGGACAAACGAAACCCGAAAACCAAAGAGCAAGTTTTTTCGCAGGAAGATACGCAGCAAAAGAAGCATTGATCAAGGCATTAGATGGATATCGTTTATTCCAAAAGCCCGATTTAAACGTAAATTATTCCGAAATAGAGATACGTAACGACGATTATGGCCGTCCCTATTTTCGCTTTTACGGAAATTTTGAAACTTATCTGAACGACTTAAAGCCGAATTCTATTCGGTTGAGCATCAGCCATACGGGGGATTATGCATTTTCCGAAGTCCTCCTGATATTTTAG
- a CDS encoding ATP-binding protein: MDFSPEKILYYSVDLDELSKIRGEVREFLGEDCSDIVKGRIVFCLDEAMTNVIEHGFTEPDTSKIELRMKKNKGSWKFSILDQGIPFDPTKEKSETWKELYDSGADGGFGLRSIKKIMVVRYQRLKNPPRNKLTLIHTR, translated from the coding sequence ATGGATTTCTCTCCGGAAAAAATCCTATATTACTCCGTCGATCTGGACGAACTTTCCAAAATTCGGGGAGAGGTCCGCGAATTTTTAGGAGAAGATTGTTCGGATATAGTTAAGGGCAGGATCGTATTCTGCCTGGATGAAGCTATGACCAATGTAATAGAGCACGGATTTACGGAGCCTGATACTTCTAAAATCGAATTAAGAATGAAAAAAAATAAAGGAAGCTGGAAGTTTTCCATCCTAGACCAAGGCATTCCTTTCGATCCCACCAAAGAAAAAAGCGAAACCTGGAAGGAATTATACGACAGCGGAGCAGATGGAGGTTTCGGATTACGTTCCATTAAAAAGATAATGGTCGTACGTTACCAACGTCTCAAAAATCCTCCGCGTAATAAACTCACTCTGATCCATACGAGATAA
- a CDS encoding carboxyl transferase domain-containing protein has protein sequence MIPTRKPEPDSFTQGVLSIPEIDSVIKELKVLNPGRSEKKEVLPERKGVLKKVLIANRGEIAKRFFLALREEGIRSVAVVTDPDREQSWYESADEILYIGSSDKYTNSQTIIAAALLSDANAVYPGYGFLSEDFKFVESLEEASLIYKKNIIFMGPKASVMRKVGNKLDARKLALENGIPLLLGSGPITGGEGIAIQEAERIGYPIMIKLDSGGGGKGMVIVRNSKELLPAIESAVRIGLQSYGNGTFFFEKYVERPAHFEVQIFNSTAVGIRKCAVQRRNQKVVEESGETFLDDRTLLQLLSSAEKIAYISGYSEGCAAGTVEFLLDCETGDFGFLEMNTRLQVEYPVTDQSLGIDLAKWQILFFDGREQEIPYDSVIKRRFSDRNHSIQCRIYAEDPFQNYSPSPGKIKDLELPTFNGVRCDFGFRKGDRVLGDYDPMIGKLITTGTTREEALLRMERALSDLYIRGITTNIEQLIKLIRHDLFRSGEYDNLILSNNEELTKAEKESEEEGAIICSLAESVFITENDLKRSFRDRDLPKLLHSQESEYSLYEFELRSETKTYKTRLFRTSISSYRILLNGKDSGTIGVSVRGELGEEFLVEFAGRTIPVRIDRRPSFHLVRFPDKQGKLRYLRFSILSKDKKNNISNEGILRSPFQGTFVKICNNPQTNETWKEGEVIQEGDPILVISAMKMETVLTAPVGGKLGYLLEHGDRNKLVRGMTASGMVLGKGLSEGEILAKIETEQNSETKKELENHNVLKGSIWEIWPSIEENSELGLSLIQKTSGADLRTLLKSWILGTFREQDAIEKINSIVSNFEFSKLSDPENRYWANFYIELLKFHVLVRRIFSSDPGTKFSHYGEIQRALSEWDTEGYNPPKTTKKLLSNAFHYYGIRPWNPLRRTKDQKDAFIFLVKAYANLREGKELTAKLLEILSIYAPPTPSIDLALNGILYLEEREKESLLEKTVRRILNSRGNRPQKFKGGDATISRKHVFDYVRFLKSPWSSVSEERSEILEEKFKKSFSENLPLIPENFDESLISQIRKKLEYWQTQGSIKRLFSPSPGHFLYFLETEKEKQYILFSTLSAKPEKRTSRFDLETTAKVGACILQGSQIFKKVDIFRLEVLVSGFKVKFDPGSNEENVFNYNNIMESAGSVLRFFLHGLYSQFTMDFLPENTEKTVTLSFFFKDGKLRMDIAHPNDPRFPYCIGTDPKDLAVFQKGKWPLECWVSEVFDTDSSKEIRIPGTDDLLRKNPKTGKEEIYIPGARIFEGKIGGKPALCFFKDSRVAGGATGDLEGRKYIAAAYYAYRKDLPLYIWNDGAGANIKEGMVSLNRAAEGFFMNSLLSANLKASEFRAAIESHSDPILKEVCSETEKKYGSEFKKYSSEDRPNFCFTVAVGTGSSTGLDVYGSSQASLQVLLNEDESYRVLTGSSVIESVTGEKFTNYEIGGAKIMGQATGTVDFVANDKIQLIWIIRRIQDSLLGCNLLPKEKSQRVISENWNILDENELIHHSESGFFLPIKENYSGSGSLVSGFIRLGQTSVLSMGPRTSDGFHSLPCIIKAKESVRIAEKTGASLLLVYGNKWFRSSHLDDYDSLRPRRDFQKSLQNFKGACLHFVKNPEGLRVSELASSADVWLLLEPNEKSKASTHKEFSNKKRWATFTAKNESEAYEIIKKFFHLLNHRRIENFSSNKTEIELPSEITVSYDMKEEIVQKILDENTFLEFGEWDPGSSLITGLGRIQGRTVAIIADQPKGGGSPDAPGTEKFRVFTEFANKHSIPLLMISDAPGFVPGTKQERARIQQIGGESLDVNVLSEIPVVSIVLRQNYGGRQIHAFSGFLRPGIAYYSLAEATLAVMGGNSAFDLFQGAKVSALRKEGNIQEIESIQKEFFGSFTKKSRADFDAKNTGVLDGTFGSVSELREVLKTGLEEADLKLSHWRKNKNKYSEGEVYISPSNSEEDWKDLILP, from the coding sequence ATGATACCCACAAGAAAACCAGAGCCAGATTCATTTACCCAAGGAGTATTAAGTATTCCTGAAATAGATTCAGTTATAAAAGAATTAAAAGTCCTAAATCCTGGACGTTCCGAGAAAAAAGAAGTTTTGCCGGAAAGAAAAGGAGTCCTGAAAAAAGTACTCATCGCAAACAGAGGAGAGATCGCCAAAAGATTCTTTTTAGCCTTAAGAGAAGAAGGGATCCGCTCCGTCGCAGTGGTAACCGATCCGGATAGAGAACAATCCTGGTATGAATCCGCTGACGAGATCCTATACATAGGAAGTTCGGATAAATACACAAATTCTCAGACGATCATAGCAGCAGCCTTACTTTCGGACGCAAATGCGGTTTATCCCGGATATGGATTTTTATCGGAAGACTTCAAATTCGTGGAGTCTTTAGAAGAAGCTTCCCTTATATATAAAAAAAATATAATATTCATGGGACCAAAAGCCTCAGTGATGAGAAAAGTTGGGAACAAACTGGATGCAAGAAAATTAGCATTAGAGAACGGGATCCCGCTTTTATTAGGAAGCGGACCGATCACCGGCGGAGAAGGGATCGCAATCCAAGAAGCGGAGAGGATCGGTTACCCGATCATGATCAAATTGGACAGCGGAGGCGGTGGAAAGGGAATGGTCATCGTAAGAAATTCCAAAGAACTTCTTCCCGCAATAGAAAGTGCGGTTCGGATCGGACTACAATCTTACGGGAACGGGACCTTCTTCTTTGAAAAATACGTAGAGAGACCTGCTCACTTCGAAGTTCAAATTTTTAACTCCACTGCAGTCGGAATTCGAAAATGTGCAGTACAAAGAAGAAATCAAAAAGTCGTAGAAGAAAGTGGAGAAACTTTTTTAGATGATAGGACATTATTACAATTATTATCATCCGCGGAAAAGATCGCTTATATCTCCGGCTACTCGGAAGGATGTGCTGCGGGAACCGTGGAATTCCTACTTGATTGTGAAACAGGCGATTTCGGATTTTTAGAAATGAATACCAGGCTACAGGTGGAATATCCTGTGACAGATCAATCTCTCGGGATCGATCTAGCCAAATGGCAAATTTTATTTTTTGACGGAAGAGAGCAAGAGATCCCTTACGACTCGGTGATCAAAAGAAGATTCTCCGATAGAAATCATTCCATTCAATGCAGGATCTATGCTGAAGATCCATTTCAGAACTACTCACCTTCTCCCGGAAAAATAAAAGATCTGGAACTGCCTACATTCAACGGAGTGAGATGCGATTTCGGATTCAGAAAAGGTGATAGAGTTTTAGGCGATTACGATCCTATGATCGGAAAATTGATCACTACGGGAACAACAAGAGAAGAAGCTCTTCTTAGAATGGAAAGAGCACTTTCCGATCTATATATCCGCGGGATCACTACAAACATTGAACAATTGATCAAACTTATAAGACATGATCTTTTTCGCTCGGGAGAATATGATAATTTAATTTTATCTAATAATGAAGAGCTTACAAAAGCGGAGAAGGAATCGGAAGAAGAAGGTGCGATTATCTGTTCTCTTGCAGAATCCGTATTTATAACGGAGAATGATCTGAAAAGATCCTTTAGAGACAGGGACCTTCCCAAATTACTTCATTCCCAAGAGTCGGAATATTCTCTTTATGAATTCGAATTGAGATCGGAAACAAAAACGTATAAGACTCGCCTGTTCCGTACTTCTATTTCCAGTTACAGGATCTTACTAAACGGAAAAGATTCAGGAACTATCGGAGTTTCCGTCCGCGGAGAATTAGGAGAAGAATTTTTAGTGGAATTTGCGGGTAGAACGATCCCTGTACGAATAGACCGCAGACCTTCTTTTCATTTAGTAAGATTTCCGGATAAACAAGGAAAACTCAGATATCTTAGATTCTCCATTCTATCCAAAGATAAAAAGAATAACATATCCAACGAAGGAATATTACGTTCTCCTTTCCAAGGAACATTCGTAAAGATCTGCAATAATCCTCAAACGAATGAGACATGGAAAGAAGGAGAAGTTATACAAGAAGGAGATCCGATCCTAGTCATCTCCGCGATGAAGATGGAAACAGTTCTTACTGCGCCTGTCGGCGGAAAACTTGGCTATTTATTGGAACATGGAGATAGGAATAAATTAGTCAGAGGAATGACGGCTTCCGGAATGGTTTTGGGAAAAGGTTTAAGCGAAGGAGAAATTCTAGCAAAAATAGAAACAGAACAGAACTCTGAAACCAAAAAAGAATTAGAAAATCATAATGTGCTCAAAGGATCCATCTGGGAGATCTGGCCTTCGATCGAGGAGAATTCGGAATTAGGACTTTCGCTTATCCAAAAAACTTCAGGTGCCGATCTAAGAACTCTATTGAAGTCCTGGATACTAGGAACTTTCAGAGAACAAGATGCAATAGAAAAGATAAATTCTATAGTTTCCAATTTCGAATTCTCAAAACTTTCGGATCCTGAAAACCGATATTGGGCAAACTTCTATATAGAACTTTTGAAATTCCACGTCTTAGTGCGAAGAATATTCTCCTCGGATCCCGGGACTAAATTTTCTCATTATGGAGAGATACAAAGAGCGCTTTCCGAATGGGATACGGAAGGATATAATCCGCCTAAGACCACAAAAAAACTTTTATCGAATGCATTTCATTATTATGGGATCAGACCTTGGAATCCTCTTCGCAGGACTAAAGACCAAAAAGATGCATTTATATTTTTAGTAAAAGCTTACGCAAACCTAAGAGAAGGAAAAGAACTTACTGCAAAACTTTTGGAGATACTTTCCATTTATGCCCCGCCTACTCCTTCTATAGATCTTGCATTGAATGGTATCTTATATCTGGAAGAAAGAGAGAAGGAAAGTTTACTCGAAAAAACGGTCAGAAGGATATTAAACTCCAGAGGAAATCGCCCCCAAAAATTCAAAGGGGGGGATGCAACCATTTCCAGAAAACATGTATTCGACTATGTACGTTTTCTAAAATCACCTTGGTCTTCAGTCTCCGAAGAAAGATCCGAGATTTTAGAGGAAAAATTCAAAAAATCTTTTTCGGAAAACTTACCGTTGATCCCGGAAAATTTTGATGAATCCTTAATATCTCAAATAAGAAAAAAACTGGAATATTGGCAGACCCAAGGAAGTATCAAAAGATTATTCTCCCCTAGCCCGGGACATTTCCTGTATTTCTTAGAAACCGAAAAAGAAAAACAATATATACTCTTCTCCACTTTAAGCGCTAAACCTGAAAAACGAACTTCAAGATTCGATCTGGAAACTACCGCAAAAGTGGGAGCATGTATTTTACAAGGTTCTCAAATATTCAAAAAAGTTGATATTTTTAGATTAGAAGTGCTCGTTTCCGGATTCAAAGTAAAATTCGATCCGGGATCCAACGAAGAAAACGTATTCAATTATAATAATATAATGGAATCAGCCGGATCGGTCCTTCGATTCTTCTTACATGGATTGTACAGCCAATTCACAATGGATTTTCTTCCGGAAAATACGGAAAAGACAGTTACACTTTCCTTCTTCTTTAAGGATGGAAAGCTTAGAATGGACATCGCTCATCCGAATGATCCAAGATTTCCATATTGTATCGGAACGGATCCAAAGGATCTAGCTGTCTTTCAAAAAGGAAAATGGCCCTTGGAATGCTGGGTCTCCGAAGTATTCGATACCGATTCATCAAAAGAGATCAGAATCCCGGGAACAGACGACCTTCTTCGTAAAAACCCTAAAACAGGAAAAGAAGAGATCTATATTCCCGGAGCAAGAATATTCGAAGGAAAGATCGGCGGAAAACCTGCATTATGTTTTTTTAAAGATTCCAGAGTTGCAGGCGGAGCAACGGGAGATTTAGAAGGAAGAAAATATATAGCAGCCGCGTACTACGCCTATCGAAAAGATCTGCCTTTATATATCTGGAATGACGGAGCGGGAGCAAATATCAAAGAAGGAATGGTTTCTTTGAACAGAGCTGCTGAGGGCTTCTTCATGAATTCACTTTTAAGTGCAAACTTGAAAGCGTCCGAATTCAGAGCCGCAATCGAATCGCATTCGGATCCGATCTTAAAAGAAGTATGTTCCGAAACCGAAAAAAAATACGGATCGGAATTCAAAAAATACAGCTCGGAAGATAGACCCAATTTTTGTTTTACGGTCGCAGTCGGAACAGGTTCCTCCACCGGGCTGGATGTTTACGGTTCTTCTCAAGCATCTTTGCAGGTTCTTTTAAACGAAGATGAATCCTATCGAGTTCTAACCGGGTCTTCCGTGATTGAATCCGTAACCGGTGAGAAATTTACTAATTATGAGATCGGCGGCGCTAAAATTATGGGTCAGGCAACGGGCACTGTTGATTTTGTAGCCAATGATAAGATCCAACTCATTTGGATCATAAGAAGGATCCAAGATTCTTTGCTGGGATGTAACCTTCTTCCAAAAGAGAAAAGCCAAAGAGTTATATCAGAAAATTGGAATATTTTAGACGAGAACGAACTCATCCATCACTCCGAGAGCGGATTTTTCCTACCGATCAAAGAAAATTATTCCGGTTCAGGATCTTTAGTTTCAGGATTCATACGATTGGGGCAAACTTCGGTTCTTTCCATGGGACCGAGAACCAGCGATGGATTTCATTCTCTTCCATGTATTATCAAAGCGAAGGAGTCCGTTCGGATCGCTGAGAAAACAGGAGCAAGTTTACTTTTAGTCTATGGAAATAAATGGTTCAGAAGTTCCCATTTGGATGATTATGATTCTTTAAGACCTAGAAGGGATTTCCAAAAATCATTACAAAACTTTAAAGGTGCTTGCTTACACTTCGTGAAAAATCCGGAAGGACTTAGGGTTTCGGAACTCGCTTCAAGTGCGGATGTATGGCTTCTTTTAGAACCGAATGAAAAAAGTAAAGCTTCTACCCATAAAGAATTTTCTAATAAAAAAAGATGGGCTACATTCACCGCAAAAAACGAATCGGAAGCTTATGAGATCATTAAAAAATTCTTCCATTTATTAAATCATAGAAGGATCGAAAATTTTTCTTCGAACAAGACCGAAATCGAACTTCCGAGCGAGATCACTGTTTCTTACGATATGAAAGAAGAGATCGTTCAGAAAATTTTGGATGAGAATACTTTCTTAGAATTCGGAGAATGGGATCCAGGTTCCAGCCTGATCACAGGACTCGGAAGAATACAAGGAAGAACTGTTGCTATCATTGCGGATCAGCCGAAAGGAGGAGGTTCTCCCGACGCACCCGGCACCGAAAAATTCAGAGTATTCACCGAATTTGCAAACAAACATTCCATACCTTTATTAATGATCTCTGATGCTCCAGGTTTTGTTCCGGGCACTAAACAAGAAAGAGCAAGGATACAACAAATCGGCGGAGAATCCCTTGATGTAAATGTTCTCTCCGAGATCCCTGTAGTTTCCATAGTATTAAGACAAAATTACGGAGGAAGGCAGATCCACGCATTCAGCGGATTTTTAAGACCGGGAATCGCATATTATTCCCTGGCGGAAGCAACTCTTGCAGTGATGGGAGGAAACTCCGCATTCGATCTATTCCAAGGAGCGAAAGTTTCCGCACTCAGAAAGGAAGGGAATATTCAAGAAATTGAATCTATCCAAAAGGAATTTTTCGGATCATTCACCAAAAAATCCAGAGCTGATTTTGACGCAAAAAATACCGGAGTTTTAGATGGGACCTTCGGATCTGTTTCCGAATTAAGAGAAGTACTAAAAACAGGTTTAGAAGAAGCGGATCTCAAACTTTCTCATTGGAGAAAAAATAAAAATAAATATTCCGAAGGTGAAGTGTATATTTCTCCTTCCAATTCAGAAGAAGATTGGAAAGATCTAATTCTGCCTTAG
- a CDS encoding MgtC/SapB family protein: MQEFLTILDSKTIDTITVSIRVALIIIFAGAVGWNREGKNHGAGFRTHILIGLASTVLMLLSIFIPEFYSVVGGDPSRIAAQVVSGVGFLCAGAIMKFGLTVKGLNTAASIWIVSAIGLLVGAGLYYAGFLTTVATLIILVLFDLVEERYFGKYEYKVLILDLKQKKFHRKGFKELLLRNKLRLVSESFMQDYQTKNAQIKLTIAMPRDFDILKIVDEFRNLADVIKISIEST; the protein is encoded by the coding sequence ATGCAGGAATTTCTAACCATTTTGGATTCTAAAACGATCGATACCATTACGGTAAGTATTCGGGTGGCTTTGATCATTATTTTTGCCGGCGCCGTTGGCTGGAATAGAGAAGGCAAAAATCATGGGGCCGGTTTCAGGACCCATATTTTGATCGGTCTTGCTTCTACAGTTCTAATGTTATTATCTATTTTTATTCCGGAATTTTATTCCGTAGTGGGTGGAGATCCTTCCAGGATTGCGGCTCAAGTAGTTTCCGGAGTTGGTTTTTTATGCGCAGGCGCGATCATGAAGTTCGGATTGACCGTGAAAGGACTGAATACCGCCGCTTCTATCTGGATCGTTTCCGCGATCGGTTTGCTTGTGGGTGCCGGTTTATATTATGCAGGATTTCTAACTACGGTTGCTACCCTGATCATTCTGGTCTTATTCGATCTGGTGGAAGAAAGATATTTTGGAAAGTATGAATATAAGGTTTTGATCCTAGACCTGAAACAGAAAAAATTCCACCGAAAAGGGTTTAAAGAATTATTATTAAGAAATAAGTTAAGATTGGTTTCTGAATCCTTTATGCAGGATTATCAAACTAAAAACGCTCAGATCAAATTAACCATCGCGATGCCTAGAGACTTTGATATTCTAAAGATCGTAGATGAATTCAGAAATCTGGCGGATGTAATAAAGATCAGTATTGAATCGACCTGA
- a CDS encoding STAS domain-containing protein gives MANLTFNEKVDGSKLILTVAGEIDAKTAPDLKIKLEAAVGNGIKTIICDCSALTYIASAGIGVLNSIQKFLKEKSGEIVFCSLKKEVKDTMELMYFTKKVRVFPSLNDALGGV, from the coding sequence ATGGCGAACCTCACATTTAACGAAAAAGTGGACGGAAGCAAATTGATCCTCACTGTCGCAGGAGAGATCGATGCTAAGACTGCTCCGGATCTGAAAATCAAATTGGAAGCGGCGGTTGGGAACGGGATCAAAACGATCATCTGCGATTGTTCCGCTCTTACTTATATCGCTTCTGCAGGGATCGGTGTTTTGAACTCCATCCAAAAATTCCTGAAGGAAAAATCAGGAGAGATCGTTTTCTGCAGTCTCAAAAAAGAAGTAAAGGATACGATGGAGTTGATGTATTTCACCAAAAAGGTGAGAGTTTTTCCTTCTTTAAATGATGCGTTAGGCGGAGTTTGA